One region of Candidatus Binatia bacterium genomic DNA includes:
- a CDS encoding metal-sulfur cluster assembly factor, whose amino-acid sequence MESHELENTQADSGGSAGDQSATADGGPPTVEEVREALTNVIDPELGLDFVELGLIYDIQVEDGDVYVTYTLTSPGCPIGPHIADQIEEFVSELPGVQRVYPKLTFDPPWTPDMMSEDAKFALGY is encoded by the coding sequence GTGGAGAGTCACGAGCTCGAAAACACCCAGGCCGACAGCGGCGGCAGCGCCGGTGACCAGTCGGCCACGGCCGACGGCGGACCTCCGACGGTCGAAGAGGTCCGCGAGGCGCTCACGAACGTGATCGACCCCGAGCTCGGGCTCGACTTCGTCGAGCTCGGCCTGATCTACGACATCCAGGTCGAGGACGGCGACGTCTACGTCACCTACACGCTCACCTCGCCCGGCTGCCCGATCGGCCCGCACATCGCCGACCAGATCGAGGAGTTCGTGAGCGAGCTGCCGGGCGTCCAGCGCGTCTACCCGAAGCTCACCTTCGACCCGCCCTGGACACCCGACATGATGAGCGAGGACGCGAAGTTCGCGCTCGGCTACTGA